One region of Pseudomonas sp. B21-040 genomic DNA includes:
- a CDS encoding GntR family transcriptional regulator, with translation MPQKTNPLSSIKVSGPIPAHLARSVIEETLRAAILDGRIPCGTALRQQDLADLFGVSRMPVREALRQLEAQALLNVVAHKGAVVAPLVQGDAVETYALRILLESEALRLSIPLLEKEDFEAAARHIDDMETEHDYSEIGRLNRLFHMSLYVKAPNRRLLGLIEEGLNEEERFLRFNLEAMGLGKLSQDDHRAMLLAVEDRDIERAVTMLENHLNRGVEVITRYLASPEALNKKTSR, from the coding sequence GTGCCACAAAAGACCAACCCTCTCAGCAGCATCAAGGTCAGCGGGCCTATTCCCGCCCACCTTGCACGTTCGGTGATCGAAGAAACGCTGCGCGCGGCGATTCTCGATGGACGCATCCCTTGCGGCACTGCATTGCGCCAGCAAGACCTGGCCGATTTGTTCGGGGTTAGCCGCATGCCCGTGCGCGAAGCCTTGCGCCAGCTCGAAGCCCAGGCGCTGCTCAACGTTGTCGCCCACAAAGGCGCCGTCGTCGCACCGCTGGTGCAGGGCGATGCGGTTGAAACCTATGCACTGCGGATTTTGTTGGAATCTGAAGCGCTGCGACTGTCGATTCCACTGCTTGAGAAAGAAGACTTCGAAGCAGCGGCCCGTCATATCGACGACATGGAGACAGAGCACGACTACTCGGAGATCGGTCGGCTCAATCGCCTGTTCCACATGTCGCTGTACGTCAAGGCGCCTAACCGTCGCCTTCTCGGTCTGATAGAAGAAGGGTTGAACGAGGAAGAACGCTTCCTGCGCTTCAACCTCGAAGCGATGGGCTTGGGCAAACTGTCCCAGGATGATCACCGAGCGATGTTACTGGCGGTGGAAGACCGCGACATCGAGCGCGCGGTAACGATGCTCGAGAATCACCTCAATCGGGGTGTCGAGGTCATTACACGCTACCTCGCCAGCCCT
- the lapG gene encoding cysteine protease LapG translates to MAVRFAIPRTLRWLCCALLLAGLMLGGLQADWDFSLISRRAQALYGPLGEGQQRIDAWQHLLATQKQVSEQEQLKVVNLFFNKQVRYVEDIDLWHEVDYWETPIEALWKGAGDCEDYAIAKYFSLRHLGVSSDKLRITYVKALRQNRAHMVLTYYSSPEAMPLVLDSLINEIKPASQRTDLLPVYSFNAEGLYLPGAKGNKKVGDTKRLSRWQDVLKKMQAEGFPVETTN, encoded by the coding sequence TTGGCGGTACGTTTCGCGATCCCACGGACTTTGCGCTGGCTGTGCTGTGCGCTGCTACTGGCCGGCCTCATGCTGGGCGGCTTGCAGGCCGATTGGGATTTTTCGCTGATCAGCCGCCGTGCGCAAGCCTTATACGGACCGTTAGGTGAAGGGCAGCAACGGATCGATGCCTGGCAGCATTTGCTGGCCACTCAGAAGCAAGTCAGCGAGCAAGAACAGCTCAAAGTGGTCAACCTGTTCTTCAACAAGCAGGTGCGTTACGTCGAGGATATCGATCTGTGGCACGAGGTCGACTATTGGGAAACGCCCATCGAAGCGCTGTGGAAGGGCGCCGGTGATTGCGAAGATTATGCGATTGCCAAGTATTTCAGCCTGCGTCATCTCGGCGTCTCCAGTGACAAGTTACGCATCACCTACGTCAAGGCGTTGCGCCAGAATCGGGCGCACATGGTGTTGACCTACTATTCGAGCCCCGAGGCCATGCCGCTGGTGCTCGACAGCCTGATCAACGAGATAAAACCAGCCAGCCAGCGGACCGATCTGTTACCCGTCTACTCTTTCAATGCCGAAGGTCTGTATTTGCCCGGCGCCAAGGGCAATAAAAAAGTCGGCGACACCAAGCGCCTGTCCCGCTGGCAGGACGTGTTGAAGAAAATGCAGGCCGAAGGTTTCCCGGTCGAAACGACTAACTAG
- the lapD gene encoding cyclic di-GMP receptor LapD, translated as MSLFKQLLIAICLFLVVAFTGSFMVSLESSRTQYVNQLRSHAQDAATALALSLTPNIDDPAMVELLVSSIFDSGYYANIRVVDLSNDQTIVERSGIPAVNNVPDWFVKMIGLEAAGGDAIVSRGWEQAARVEVVSHPMFALAKLWQSALGSLGWLLLCGAVSAALGALLLRRQLKPLDYMVQQSHAIARREFLSLPELPRTPELRRVVQAMNQMVEKLKALFQEQAERSEKLRVESYQDNLTGLANRRYFEMQLNARVSNPEQASSGYLLLLRVKDLAGLNQRLGGQRTDQLLKAVGEQLSRECAKYPETQNLVTRIRGGEFAVLAPGLVREEALQLAQNLDSALASLHATGATDVASVASIGLAPFVHGDSPQAVLGLGDQALAQAEAQGEPSWACLDHSASASVGDDHHAWNNLLDQALEQRRFQLYFQPVVASQDTQLVLHYKVLSRLLDEQGQTIPAGRFLPWLERFGWTARLDRLMLELVLEQMADHEESLALNLSSATLGDPQALNKIFEILRAHSNLGPRLTLEIGEEQLPEQAMLEELTRRLRELGFSLSLQRFGGRFSMIGNLARLGLAYLKIDGGYIRAIDQESDKRLFIEAIQRAAHSIDLPLIAERVETEGELSVIREMGIYGVQGQLFGEPKPWQ; from the coding sequence ATGTCTTTGTTCAAACAGCTGTTGATCGCAATCTGTCTGTTCCTGGTCGTCGCCTTCACCGGTAGCTTCATGGTCAGTCTGGAAAGCTCGCGCACGCAGTACGTCAACCAGTTGCGCTCCCACGCCCAGGACGCCGCGACGGCACTGGCGCTGTCCCTGACGCCGAACATCGACGACCCGGCGATGGTCGAGCTGTTGGTGAGCTCGATTTTCGACAGCGGTTACTACGCAAATATTCGCGTGGTCGACCTGAGCAACGACCAAACCATTGTCGAACGCAGCGGGATTCCGGCGGTGAACAACGTGCCGGACTGGTTCGTCAAAATGATCGGCCTTGAAGCCGCGGGCGGCGATGCGATTGTCAGCCGGGGCTGGGAGCAGGCGGCACGGGTCGAGGTGGTCAGCCACCCGATGTTCGCGTTGGCCAAGTTGTGGCAGAGCGCGTTGGGCAGTCTGGGCTGGTTGTTGCTTTGCGGCGCTGTGAGCGCGGCGCTGGGCGCGTTGTTGTTGCGCCGGCAATTGAAGCCGCTGGACTACATGGTCCAGCAATCCCACGCCATCGCCCGCCGCGAGTTCCTCAGCCTGCCGGAACTGCCACGCACCCCGGAACTGCGCCGCGTGGTGCAGGCAATGAACCAGATGGTCGAGAAGCTCAAGGCGCTGTTCCAGGAGCAGGCCGAGCGCAGTGAAAAACTGCGGGTCGAGAGCTATCAGGACAACCTGACCGGGCTGGCCAACCGTCGTTATTTCGAGATGCAATTGAACGCCCGGGTGAGCAACCCGGAGCAGGCCAGTTCGGGATATCTGCTGCTGTTGCGGGTCAAGGACCTGGCCGGATTGAACCAGCGGTTGGGCGGCCAGCGTACCGACCAGTTGTTGAAAGCCGTGGGCGAGCAGTTGTCCCGCGAGTGTGCCAAGTACCCCGAAACCCAAAACCTCGTCACGCGGATTCGCGGCGGTGAGTTCGCTGTGCTGGCGCCGGGGCTGGTGCGTGAAGAAGCGTTGCAACTGGCGCAGAACCTCGACAGTGCCTTGGCGAGCCTGCATGCGACAGGCGCCACCGATGTGGCCTCGGTGGCGTCGATCGGGTTGGCGCCTTTCGTTCATGGCGACTCGCCGCAAGCGGTGCTCGGGCTGGGTGATCAGGCGTTGGCCCAGGCGGAAGCCCAGGGCGAGCCGAGTTGGGCGTGCCTGGATCACAGCGCATCGGCCAGTGTCGGCGATGACCATCATGCGTGGAACAACTTGCTGGACCAGGCGTTGGAGCAGCGGCGGTTCCAGTTGTATTTCCAGCCGGTCGTGGCCAGCCAGGACACCCAGTTGGTGCTGCATTACAAAGTGCTTTCGCGTTTGCTCGACGAACAGGGGCAGACCATTCCCGCCGGGCGCTTCCTGCCATGGCTGGAGCGTTTTGGCTGGACCGCGCGGCTGGATCGACTGATGCTGGAATTGGTGCTTGAGCAGATGGCCGACCACGAAGAGTCGCTGGCGTTGAACCTGTCGTCGGCGACGTTGGGCGATCCGCAGGCGCTGAATAAAATCTTCGAGATTTTGCGCGCCCATTCCAATCTGGGCCCGCGCCTGACGCTGGAAATCGGCGAGGAACAACTGCCAGAGCAAGCGATGCTGGAAGAGCTGACGCGGCGCCTGCGAGAACTCGGCTTCTCCTTGAGCCTGCAGCGCTTTGGCGGCCGCTTCAGCATGATCGGCAACCTGGCGCGGCTTGGCTTGGCCTACTTGAAGATCGATGGCGGTTACATCCGGGCGATCGATCAGGAGAGCGACAAGCGCCTGTTCATCGAAGCGATCCAGCGCGCGGCGCACAGCATCGATTTGCCGCTGATTGCCGAGCGGGTCGAAACCGAAGGGGAGCTGTCGGTAATTCGGGAGATGGGGATTTATGGGGTTCAGGGGCAGTTGTTTGGTGAGCCCAAGCCTTGGCAGTGA
- a CDS encoding DUF6124 family protein: MAATLFACKRTVTVSTDCLGVFLMFKVTPNPPSPRRGHLFTVSPDIPTEALLANASEDLRSISAIAADLADDVEDSRRCVALGLSRIADGVHLLVERALDHLESPELAPGSEGLPG; this comes from the coding sequence ATGGCCGCCACCCTATTCGCGTGCAAGCGAACGGTGACGGTCTCAACTGACTGTTTAGGAGTTTTTCTTATGTTCAAAGTAACGCCCAATCCGCCTTCTCCCCGCAGAGGCCATCTCTTCACCGTCTCCCCCGACATCCCCACCGAAGCCCTTCTCGCCAACGCCTCCGAAGACCTGCGCTCCATCAGCGCCATCGCCGCCGATCTTGCAGACGATGTAGAAGACTCACGCCGCTGTGTCGCGCTGGGGCTTAGCCGGATAGCCGATGGGGTTCATTTATTGGTGGAGCGGGCGCTGGATCACCTTGAATCGCCAGAGTTGGCGCCGGGTTCGGAAGGATTGCCAGGCTAG